From Coffea arabica cultivar ET-39 chromosome 9c, Coffea Arabica ET-39 HiFi, whole genome shotgun sequence, one genomic window encodes:
- the LOC140014162 gene encoding uncharacterized protein: MVHERREDDFLRLRQGALSVAEYETQFTKLSRFALDLVLIEQKRFHRFVQGLNVEIQEALAAAQLDTFSQVLEKAQRIETARGQVKAFHDRKRRQPGTGNFSVGQSSRNEQPTKMGRGAGGLRPAGTSNQGNAGRGQTGRGPQRGGHRVGVTTGTRQTCGFCGGNHTADNCWKNSAVRKYFKCGSTEHLIAQCPNMRTEGSTSRAEGTTPKSVNAAGNRLKVLARVYAMSHQEVTNPSAVIEGTLSIFRRTAWVLIDPGATHSFVSPAFMTYIDSKAEKLPYDLEIKTPITNKSILANMMYKGCDVWIGERKLSVDLIELALKGYDLILGMDWVAKYHAHLDCSTKKVDFHIPGEPILQLDVRGKLASTALVFGIRARKLLSKGARVFLAMLINTPGEQLKVENVLVVCEFLEMFPEELTSLSPEREIEFKIDLHPGVEPISKTPYRMAPAELKELKI, encoded by the coding sequence ATGGTACATGAGAGACGGGAGGACGATTTCCTTCGCCTGCGCCAAGGGGCGCTAAGTGTTGCCGAATACGAGACCCAATTCACTAAATTGTCTCGTTTCGCTCTGGATTTGGTGTTAATAGAGCAAAAGCGGTTCCACCGCTTTGTTCAGGGGTTGAACGTTGAGATTCAAGAGGCATTGGCGGCCGCTCAGTTGGATACTTTTAGTCAGGTATTAGAAAAAGCGCAGAGGATTGAGACAGCCCGGGGTCAAGTAAAGGCATTCCATGATAGAAAGAGAAGGCAGCCGGGCACCGGAAACTTTAGTGTCGGGCAAAGCTCGAGAAATGAGCAGCCCACTAAAATGGGTAGGGGAGCAGGAGGTCTACGACCGGCGGGGACTTCAAACCAGGGAAATGCTGGAAGGGGACAAACGGGGCGAGGGCCCCAAAGAGGTGGCCACAGAGTAGGGGTGACTACAGGGACGAGACAGACCTGTGGTTTTTGCGGAGGCAATCATACCGCTgataattgctggaaaaatagtGCAGTCAGGAAATACTTTAAGTGTGGCAGTACAGAGCACCTGATTGCACAATGCCCAAATATGCGGACTGAAGGAAGCACTTCACGGGCAGAAGGGACTACGCCAAAATCAGTAAATGCAGCAGGGAATCGACTGAAAGTGCTTGCGCGGGTTTATGCTATGAGCCATCAGGAGGTGACTAACCCTTCGGCAGTCATCGAAGGTACGCTTTCTATATTTCGGCGTACCGCATGGGTGTTAATAGATCCTGGTGCTACCCATTCTTTTGTGAGTCCTGCATTTATGACATATATAGATAGTAAAGCAGAAAAACTACCATATGATTTAGAAATAAAGACTCCCATTACCAATAAGAGCATCCTTGCCAATATGATGTACAAAGGTTGTGACGTGTGGATAGGGGAACGAAAGTTATCGGTAGATTTAATAGAGTTAGCTCTTAAGGGGTACGATCTTATATTAGGTATGGATTGGGTAGCTAAGTATCATGCACACCTAGACTGCAGTACGAAAAAGGTTGACTTTCACATACCGGGTGAGCCTATATTACAATTAGATGTACGAGGAAAGTTAGCCTCCACCGCTCTTGTTTTTGGGATTCGGGCTCGGAAATTGCTAAGTAAGGGTGCCCGAGTGTTTTTGGCCATGTTGATTAATACCCCAGGAGAGCAATTAAAAGTAGAAAATGTGCTGGTGGTGTGTGAGTTTCTTGAGATGTTTCCCGAAGAGTTGACCTCACTATCGCCGGAAAGAGAAATCGAATTTAAGATTGATCTGCACCCAGGGGTGGAACCAATATCGAAAACTCCTTACCGCATGGCTCCTGCGGAACTGAAGGAATTAAAAATATAG